The following coding sequences are from one Thermostaphylospora chromogena window:
- a CDS encoding SGNH/GDSL hydrolase family protein → MSSASSANRLLVALTTALAGACAIALASGTPDTGDKSPATGENTWVAAWGTAVQRPVAGTEDTGPNWSRKGFANQTLRQVVRLTGGGKAVRIRLSNRYGSRPLKVAGATVGRSGGGALVWPDTMRKVTFRGAASVVVPPGGQVVSDAVTMETSPLEKLAVTLRFTEPTGPATFHRFTTATSYRARGDHLHDIGADAFTQSTNAWYYLSGVEVAPRNGDADRTVVAFGDSLIDGVGATREADSRFTDELAERLITERRPWNVVNAGIAGGRLLNDSACFGEKATARFQRDVLDRPGVSAVIIHLGANDIGFPQLDGECVHPNPSVTATQLIEGHRALIRAAHERGLKAIGTTIVPLRGALLPFWNSRAEKVRAEVNEWIRTSGEYDAVLDADRAMADADAPDRPRPGYVFQDGLHPDDAGYHAIAAAMDLGEL, encoded by the coding sequence ATGAGTTCTGCATCGTCCGCGAACAGACTCTTGGTTGCGCTGACCACGGCGCTGGCGGGCGCGTGCGCCATCGCGCTCGCGTCCGGAACGCCGGACACCGGTGATAAATCGCCGGCCACCGGCGAGAACACGTGGGTGGCCGCCTGGGGCACGGCCGTACAGCGGCCGGTCGCCGGAACCGAGGACACCGGACCCAACTGGTCGCGGAAGGGCTTCGCGAACCAGACGCTGCGACAGGTGGTGCGGCTGACCGGCGGCGGGAAGGCGGTCCGGATCAGGCTGTCCAACCGCTACGGGTCGAGGCCGCTGAAGGTGGCCGGGGCGACGGTCGGCAGATCCGGCGGAGGCGCGCTGGTATGGCCGGACACCATGCGCAAGGTGACGTTCCGGGGCGCCGCCTCCGTGGTGGTCCCGCCCGGCGGCCAGGTGGTGAGCGACGCCGTGACGATGGAGACGTCCCCGCTGGAGAAACTCGCCGTCACGCTGCGGTTCACCGAGCCGACCGGCCCGGCCACCTTCCACCGTTTCACCACGGCGACGTCGTACCGGGCCCGCGGGGACCACCTGCACGACATCGGCGCGGACGCGTTCACGCAGTCCACCAACGCCTGGTACTACCTGTCCGGCGTGGAGGTAGCCCCGCGAAACGGCGACGCGGACCGGACCGTGGTGGCCTTCGGGGACTCGCTCATCGACGGGGTCGGCGCGACCCGGGAGGCAGACTCCAGATTCACCGACGAACTCGCCGAACGGCTCATCACGGAACGGCGGCCGTGGAACGTGGTGAACGCCGGTATCGCCGGAGGCAGGCTGCTCAACGACTCGGCCTGCTTCGGCGAGAAGGCGACCGCACGGTTCCAGCGGGACGTGCTGGATCGGCCCGGAGTGAGCGCGGTGATCATCCATCTCGGCGCCAACGACATCGGCTTCCCCCAGCTTGACGGGGAGTGCGTGCACCCCAACCCGTCGGTGACCGCGACGCAGCTCATCGAGGGGCACCGGGCGCTGATCCGCGCCGCCCACGAGCGCGGCCTCAAGGCGATCGGGACCACCATCGTGCCGCTCCGGGGCGCCCTCCTGCCGTTCTGGAACAGCCGGGCGGAGAAGGTCAGGGCCGAGGTCAACGAGTGGATCCGCACCAGCGGCGAGTACGACGCGGTCCTCGACGCCGACCGGGCGATGGCCGACGCGGACGCGCCCGACCGGCCGCGCCCCGGTTACGTCTTCCAGGACGGGCTGCACCCCGACGACGCGGGATACCACGCCATCGCCGCCGCCATGGACCTCGGCGAACTCTGA
- a CDS encoding sensor histidine kinase, producing MAVVTILSPAVLAPLSGLVLAIPTALVVAVAILPWPIGRVSLAQAAGAVGVLSLVLDLAYFGQRDLVLVWLTFEVGGLTILLGRVIREVPGRQVGVVAAVTGAAAVLAPLRFTLRASPPDWRASVVSIILVMFPLTLAVVVGLYLRALDNRRKRAVAEARREQRLELARELHDFVAHEVTGILLEVQAAQTREYDPVENRALLARLEEASQRALSSMDETLRTLRDPDGADGGSGSLRRDDLHELPALVGRFRESSTANVVLDFEEGLADLLPRRVQRTAFRIVLESLTNIRRHATKATEVRVTVRRVEGVAEETVEVSVANNGGRGGLLSADRRGGGTGLIDLNERVVALGGTLTAGPEGKGWCVRAHLPIAMA from the coding sequence GTGGCAGTGGTGACAATCCTGTCCCCCGCCGTTCTCGCACCGCTCAGCGGTCTCGTGTTGGCGATACCGACGGCGCTGGTGGTGGCCGTGGCGATCCTGCCGTGGCCGATCGGGCGGGTTTCGCTTGCCCAGGCGGCCGGCGCGGTGGGGGTGCTCTCGCTCGTCCTGGACCTCGCCTACTTCGGCCAGCGGGACCTGGTGCTGGTGTGGCTCACGTTTGAGGTGGGCGGGCTGACGATCCTGCTGGGCCGGGTGATCCGCGAGGTGCCCGGCCGCCAGGTCGGCGTCGTCGCGGCCGTGACGGGGGCCGCGGCCGTACTCGCGCCGTTGCGGTTCACCCTGCGGGCCTCCCCGCCGGACTGGCGGGCGTCGGTGGTGTCCATCATTCTCGTGATGTTCCCCCTCACCCTCGCGGTCGTCGTGGGGCTCTACCTGAGGGCGTTGGACAACAGGCGGAAGCGGGCGGTGGCGGAGGCGCGGCGGGAACAGCGGCTCGAGCTCGCCCGGGAGCTGCATGATTTCGTCGCGCATGAGGTGACGGGGATCCTGCTGGAGGTGCAGGCGGCTCAGACGCGCGAGTACGACCCCGTGGAGAACCGGGCCCTGCTCGCCCGGCTGGAGGAGGCAAGCCAGCGGGCGTTGAGCTCGATGGACGAGACGCTGCGGACGCTGCGCGACCCCGACGGCGCCGACGGGGGTTCGGGCTCGCTCCGCCGCGACGACCTCCACGAGCTGCCCGCGCTCGTCGGCCGGTTCCGCGAGTCGTCCACCGCCAACGTCGTACTCGACTTCGAGGAGGGACTCGCCGACCTGCTGCCGCGTCGGGTGCAGCGCACGGCCTTCCGCATCGTGCTCGAGTCCCTCACCAACATCCGGCGGCACGCCACGAAGGCGACCGAGGTACGGGTGACGGTCCGGCGGGTCGAGGGGGTCGCCGAGGAGACGGTGGAGGTGTCGGTCGCCAACAACGGCGGCCGCGGCGGCCTGCTGAGCGCCGACCGCAGGGGCGGCGGCACCGGGCTGATCGACCTGAACGAGCGCGTCGTGGCGCTCGGCGGAACGCTCACCGCCGGCCCGGAAGGGAAGGGCTGGTGCGTCCGGGCGCATCTGCCGATCGCCATGGCCTGA
- a CDS encoding TIGR03986 family type III CRISPR-associated RAMP protein, which produces MTRQFLNPYTFIPAFPRKGLPTELTDGPPPSRDVLRPTAWTGRIGVTLTVETPLLLLDTARHRPPAKSEGEHKVYPVHLRDGRPHLAATSVKGMLRAGYEAITNSRFGVFDQHDTPLGFRRGADYALDMVPVYIAREGMVFRASMALLELYDKDGRYLRPEDEALRHGDRLRAVISDDGGNSATVLEFAHKGSDRKLDATRGRVVEGIAYVTGPNIEGKRFERFFYLDEKRERLPLARPWEELVTDWKRLIADYRNAHDDAELHQRRSPDGRIAGPGERIGAGPGQLAWSPQIHDDEWMTLKPRSVCYARLCDDGIERFYPVMIPRDLYPISPRDLLDESLLPAPCYEKLSPADRVFGWVAPKGSGVIPAAYRGRLRIGPVVCDGDASAVQRFAGDGLPLAILGRPKPQQGRFYLSESKERPDKPIRATSKEDLYREGRGLRGRKAYWHHAGLDAERHWDVETRADPTQEAINGRYREYRRPYKPVDEDGTLVDRRYYATIKGEEQRDTQNRSIEGWVKPGTTFHFTIEVRDLDTHELGALAWLLTLPEGHYHRLGLGRPLGFGSVRLDVDPERTELHSGADYQVYYRTLSGNLPDTDGMRILQDARAAFLKVVDASPALRTIRDAMLAVARGNPDLPVHYPRTYPKELRADVPAPPDPRGRNFTWFTENERMEKGRNAPGRGRSLPSPLDMTEPLQVYEERKGRSKGRSSRKKEGGYRGKRGHPRGR; this is translated from the coding sequence GTGACGAGGCAGTTCCTCAACCCTTACACGTTCATCCCCGCCTTCCCTCGGAAGGGCCTCCCCACGGAACTGACCGACGGGCCGCCTCCAAGCCGCGATGTGTTGCGTCCGACGGCGTGGACGGGGCGGATCGGCGTGACGTTGACCGTCGAAACACCCCTGCTCCTCCTGGACACCGCCCGCCACAGACCGCCCGCTAAAAGCGAGGGTGAGCACAAGGTGTATCCCGTGCATCTTCGCGACGGCCGTCCTCACCTTGCGGCCACCTCGGTGAAAGGGATGCTGCGCGCCGGATACGAGGCGATCACCAACTCCCGATTCGGCGTGTTCGACCAGCACGATACGCCGCTCGGGTTTCGGCGCGGCGCGGATTACGCACTGGACATGGTGCCGGTGTATATCGCCCGCGAGGGCATGGTGTTCCGGGCATCGATGGCGCTGCTCGAACTGTATGACAAGGACGGACGGTATCTGCGTCCGGAAGACGAGGCGCTTCGGCACGGTGACCGGCTTCGAGCTGTTATCAGCGACGACGGCGGTAACAGTGCGACGGTGCTCGAATTCGCGCACAAGGGGTCGGACAGAAAACTGGACGCCACGCGAGGACGGGTGGTGGAGGGCATCGCCTATGTGACCGGCCCCAACATCGAAGGGAAAAGGTTCGAGCGGTTCTTCTATCTGGACGAGAAGCGGGAACGACTTCCACTGGCGCGTCCCTGGGAGGAGCTCGTCACGGACTGGAAGCGACTGATCGCCGACTACCGGAACGCTCACGACGATGCAGAGCTTCACCAGCGCCGCAGCCCGGACGGTCGGATCGCGGGGCCGGGGGAGCGGATCGGCGCCGGACCGGGGCAGCTCGCCTGGAGCCCGCAGATCCACGATGACGAGTGGATGACGTTGAAACCCCGTTCGGTATGTTACGCACGTCTGTGTGACGACGGGATCGAGCGATTCTATCCGGTCATGATCCCGCGGGATCTGTACCCGATCTCCCCGCGTGATCTGCTGGATGAATCGCTTCTTCCCGCGCCCTGTTATGAGAAGCTCTCGCCAGCGGACCGGGTTTTCGGCTGGGTCGCTCCGAAAGGTTCTGGGGTCATACCTGCGGCCTATCGGGGGCGGCTCAGGATCGGTCCCGTCGTCTGCGACGGCGATGCCTCCGCTGTGCAGCGATTCGCCGGGGACGGCCTGCCCCTCGCCATTCTCGGTCGGCCCAAGCCACAGCAGGGGCGCTTCTACCTCTCCGAGTCCAAAGAGCGACCCGACAAGCCGATCCGCGCCACTTCGAAGGAGGACCTCTACCGGGAGGGCCGAGGCTTGCGGGGGCGGAAGGCGTACTGGCATCACGCCGGGCTGGACGCCGAACGGCATTGGGACGTCGAGACGCGTGCTGACCCGACGCAGGAAGCGATCAACGGCCGGTACCGCGAATACCGCCGTCCCTACAAGCCGGTCGATGAGGACGGCACCCTGGTCGATCGCCGGTACTACGCCACCATCAAGGGAGAGGAGCAGCGGGACACCCAGAACCGTTCGATCGAAGGATGGGTGAAACCGGGGACCACCTTCCACTTCACCATCGAAGTTCGCGATCTGGATACTCACGAGCTGGGGGCGCTTGCATGGCTGCTCACCCTCCCGGAGGGGCATTACCACCGGCTGGGGCTCGGGCGGCCGCTGGGATTCGGCAGCGTACGGCTGGACGTCGACCCGGAACGTACCGAGCTGCATTCGGGCGCCGACTACCAGGTCTACTACCGGACACTCTCTGGCAACCTACCCGACACCGACGGCATGCGAATCCTCCAGGACGCGCGGGCAGCCTTCCTGAAAGTGGTCGACGCATCCCCCGCGCTGCGCACGATCCGTGACGCGATGCTGGCGGTGGCGAGGGGCAACCCTGATCTCCCCGTGCACTATCCGAGGACATATCCCAAAGAGCTGCGGGCGGACGTGCCGGCTCCTCCAGACCCGCGAGGCAGGAACTTCACCTGGTTCACCGAGAACGAAAGGATGGAAAAGGGGAGAAATGCGCCAGGGCGCGGCAGATCGCTGCCGAGCCCGCTGGATATGACAGAGCCTTTGCAGGTCTATGAGGAGAGGAAGGGGCGATCGAAGGGGCGATCCTCCAGGAAGAAAGAAGGGGGCTATAGGGGGAAGAGAGGTCATCCCAGAGGGCGATAA
- a CDS encoding RAMP superfamily CRISPR-associated protein: MTSRTGRPMTSRIRVRGWLRTESPLHVGGLSGDPSDPLPLAVDGEGRLYVPGTSLAGALRSWMRGAGPEEDLKRLWGFIPEGDHDEEEGQASRVIVADALIAVDTKLDEYGLPENPLEFGHLEFRPSVGIDRVTGAAVPEFLYGRAVVPAGNYVRLALDIECHDETELDEARMGAMLDALASREVRLGAATGKGFGVLRLLDDPLELVVDRFDSPDELLAVLRDAPFRRRTLASLRTTDPRLPARRDILRIRIAWRPIAPVMVRSGTRGLIVDTLPLTTRVDRRHLTLVLPGSSIKGALRSHAELVERTARGTSPSKVLVGGTAARHSAAFRARLDALPAVRKLFGAARDDEAARNGGEERRAGALRVEECVSHATIPDDLWDSVTGAGSGAEAAGGERETLSEQVRDRLDDLGLAEVHHVALDRWTGGAADGRLFSALEPHAVEWEPIRMSVDLSRLRQDGSALALLLLTLRDLSHGRITLGAAANRGFGDIQVDEITLVGGPWPTQVTLTDALRGAEIEPIAHAWTRYLETS, from the coding sequence ATGACCAGCAGGACGGGCAGGCCCATGACCAGCAGGATTCGCGTGCGCGGCTGGCTGCGCACCGAGTCCCCCCTGCACGTCGGCGGCCTCAGCGGCGATCCCTCCGACCCGCTACCCCTTGCCGTGGACGGCGAGGGGCGCCTCTACGTTCCCGGCACGTCCTTGGCGGGCGCGCTGCGCAGCTGGATGCGAGGAGCCGGGCCGGAAGAAGATCTCAAACGGTTGTGGGGGTTCATCCCGGAAGGCGACCATGACGAGGAAGAGGGCCAGGCCAGCCGCGTCATCGTCGCCGACGCCCTGATCGCCGTCGACACAAAGCTGGACGAGTACGGTCTGCCCGAGAACCCTCTCGAATTCGGGCACCTGGAGTTCCGTCCTTCTGTAGGGATCGACCGGGTTACCGGCGCCGCCGTCCCGGAGTTCCTGTACGGCAGGGCCGTCGTTCCGGCCGGGAACTACGTCAGGCTCGCACTCGACATCGAATGCCACGATGAGACGGAACTCGACGAAGCCCGAATGGGCGCCATGCTCGACGCGCTGGCTTCGAGAGAGGTACGGCTCGGTGCGGCCACCGGTAAAGGGTTCGGCGTACTACGCCTGCTCGATGACCCCCTCGAACTGGTCGTGGACCGGTTCGACTCGCCGGACGAGCTGCTCGCCGTGCTCCGTGACGCTCCGTTTCGTCGCCGCACCCTGGCGTCGCTGCGGACTACCGATCCGCGCCTTCCCGCTCGGCGCGACATCCTGCGGATCCGTATCGCTTGGAGGCCCATCGCACCGGTGATGGTCAGATCGGGCACGCGCGGCCTGATCGTGGACACCCTGCCGCTGACCACCCGTGTGGACCGCCGTCACCTCACCCTCGTCCTGCCCGGATCATCGATCAAGGGCGCTCTACGCAGCCATGCCGAGTTGGTGGAACGTACCGCCCGTGGAACCTCCCCGTCGAAGGTTCTCGTGGGCGGGACGGCGGCGCGGCACAGCGCAGCGTTCCGGGCCCGGCTCGACGCATTGCCCGCTGTTCGGAAACTGTTCGGAGCCGCGCGAGACGACGAGGCGGCGCGAAACGGCGGCGAGGAGCGTAGGGCTGGGGCGCTCCGCGTCGAGGAATGCGTGTCGCACGCGACCATCCCCGACGACCTGTGGGATTCCGTCACCGGAGCGGGCAGCGGCGCGGAGGCGGCAGGCGGCGAGCGGGAGACACTGTCGGAGCAGGTCCGTGACCGGCTGGACGACTTGGGCCTTGCGGAAGTTCACCACGTCGCTTTGGACCGCTGGACCGGCGGGGCTGCCGACGGACGGCTGTTCAGCGCGCTGGAACCCCACGCGGTCGAATGGGAACCCATCCGCATGTCGGTGGATCTCTCTCGGCTGCGGCAGGACGGTAGCGCCCTAGCCCTGCTCCTGCTCACTCTCCGCGACCTGTCACACGGTCGGATCACGCTCGGCGCCGCCGCCAACCGAGGCTTCGGAGACATCCAAGTCGACGAGATCACTCTGGTCGGAGGCCCGTGGCCGACACAGGTGACGCTGACCGACGCGCTGCGCGGGGCGGAGATCGAACCCATCGCCCATGCCTGGACCCGCTACCTGGAGACGTCATGA
- a CDS encoding RAMP superfamily CRISPR-associated protein — MNIRLSLFMISDWRVGTGTGIHGYVDQLVQRDTRDLGRVPGPPIVPAKTLIGVWRDSCEVAAYALDSGPTGVWHDWLEFLFGGQYTTSDTALRPAALAIQGALRLPDRLTNLLRRKPQVASAVTFRKPGVAIDPETGTAKTDMLRFEEMARAGVTLTGEGRIEGFEKLDDRQRQAAIALLSAGARLLETIGGNRRRGSGRCRLTVEGEGFTPEWTMPEGEIAAPPSALPYSVQDRPRPVARERRPGWERVELVITVKEPVLVAAAVRGNLVEGMSHLPGWCLMPEVARRLGDSAHALVRTGDLVVTAAFPQSPIGGRTLPVPRVLVHEKGDPTAVVGNRMAGATGEGKSCRNGYIAPEEKRIVLPETTVRMHNTISDDVQRPLRKIGGVYVYRALAAGTVLRGEVRVRAGLMEPGWEKALTGQWRVGRSSKDDYGQVSVEARPLGPIRQDGGSGDVLRVWLLSDLLVRDERLRPSTRIADAGRVLERALTEAGATGVQLEPVTETSDGRVTVAVGVNRTESWHRGWGLPRPTLYGLAAGSCLTFAVKGGPIDPAALAEVRAAGIGERRAEGFGQVEFDHELLTEPVAAPKEPSEESSHHDTKPAPEEPLTPGEDGHQSARIFERAAWRAEIHRAAERFMADPEKRSKIVPSGVSSSQLNALREITADPSSAGNRLDWLIRDKAGRSAWPEDAKRTVTELFTDPDRIWTLLELPENELVITTDGVRELRAELRGEAIRVFVQACLAAHARDEAMRQSRYEEAGERSSA, encoded by the coding sequence ATGAACATCCGTCTTTCACTGTTCATGATCAGCGACTGGCGGGTGGGAACCGGCACCGGCATCCACGGCTACGTCGATCAGCTCGTCCAGCGGGATACACGGGACCTCGGCCGTGTCCCAGGCCCGCCCATCGTCCCCGCCAAGACGCTGATCGGAGTCTGGCGGGACTCATGCGAGGTGGCGGCATACGCCCTGGACAGCGGGCCTACAGGAGTGTGGCATGACTGGCTGGAATTCCTGTTCGGCGGACAGTACACCACCAGCGACACCGCGCTGAGACCGGCCGCGCTGGCCATCCAGGGAGCGTTGCGCCTACCCGATCGGCTCACCAACCTGCTACGGCGGAAGCCTCAGGTGGCATCGGCGGTGACGTTCCGTAAGCCGGGCGTGGCGATCGACCCGGAAACCGGAACCGCGAAAACCGACATGCTGCGTTTTGAGGAGATGGCCCGTGCCGGTGTCACCTTGACAGGTGAGGGCCGGATCGAAGGGTTCGAGAAGCTGGACGACCGCCAGCGTCAGGCTGCCATCGCGCTGCTGAGCGCCGGAGCGCGGCTGCTGGAGACCATCGGCGGCAATCGCCGCCGCGGCTCAGGCCGATGTCGGCTGACCGTCGAAGGCGAGGGGTTCACTCCGGAGTGGACGATGCCGGAGGGGGAGATCGCGGCACCGCCGTCGGCCCTGCCGTACTCGGTGCAGGACCGGCCGCGGCCGGTCGCACGGGAGAGGCGGCCCGGCTGGGAACGTGTCGAGCTGGTCATCACGGTGAAGGAACCGGTGCTGGTCGCCGCCGCTGTGCGGGGAAACCTGGTGGAGGGCATGAGCCATCTTCCCGGCTGGTGCCTGATGCCCGAGGTGGCCCGTCGGCTCGGCGACAGCGCCCATGCGCTAGTGCGTACCGGAGACCTGGTGGTCACGGCCGCTTTCCCGCAGTCGCCCATCGGCGGCCGGACGCTGCCGGTACCCAGGGTCCTGGTGCATGAGAAAGGGGACCCCACCGCTGTCGTCGGCAACCGGATGGCCGGCGCGACGGGAGAGGGGAAGTCGTGCCGGAACGGCTACATCGCACCGGAGGAGAAGCGCATCGTGCTTCCCGAGACCACGGTGCGCATGCACAACACCATCAGCGACGACGTCCAGCGGCCGCTCCGGAAGATCGGCGGCGTGTACGTCTACCGCGCCTTGGCCGCCGGGACCGTGCTCCGCGGGGAGGTCCGCGTGCGCGCGGGACTGATGGAACCCGGCTGGGAGAAGGCGTTGACCGGGCAATGGCGCGTGGGCCGTTCCTCCAAGGACGACTACGGGCAGGTGAGCGTCGAAGCACGCCCCCTAGGTCCGATTCGCCAGGACGGTGGATCGGGTGACGTGCTGCGGGTGTGGCTGCTGTCGGACCTGCTGGTCCGGGATGAGCGGCTGCGGCCCAGCACGCGGATCGCCGACGCCGGGCGGGTGTTGGAACGGGCACTGACCGAAGCCGGTGCCACCGGTGTGCAGCTTGAACCGGTGACCGAAACGAGTGACGGCAGGGTTACGGTCGCCGTCGGTGTCAACCGGACGGAGAGCTGGCATCGCGGCTGGGGACTGCCCCGCCCCACCCTGTACGGCCTTGCCGCCGGAAGCTGCCTCACCTTCGCGGTGAAGGGCGGCCCGATCGATCCGGCGGCGCTGGCGGAAGTACGCGCGGCGGGGATCGGGGAGCGCCGGGCGGAGGGCTTCGGTCAGGTGGAGTTCGACCACGAACTGCTGACCGAACCGGTGGCCGCGCCGAAGGAGCCGTCGGAGGAGTCGTCGCACCATGACACGAAGCCGGCTCCGGAGGAACCCCTTACACCCGGCGAGGACGGCCACCAGAGCGCCAGGATCTTCGAGCGTGCGGCCTGGCGGGCGGAGATCCACCGCGCTGCTGAGCGGTTCATGGCGGACCCGGAGAAACGATCGAAGATCGTCCCGTCGGGCGTGTCCAGCAGCCAGCTCAATGCCCTTCGCGAGATCACCGCGGATCCGTCCTCGGCTGGGAACCGACTGGACTGGCTGATCCGCGACAAGGCGGGACGGTCCGCGTGGCCCGAGGATGCCAAGCGGACGGTAACCGAACTCTTCACCGATCCGGACCGGATCTGGACACTGCTCGAGCTCCCGGAGAACGAACTGGTGATCACCACCGACGGTGTGCGTGAGTTACGCGCCGAACTGCGTGGCGAGGCGATACGGGTCTTCGTCCAAGCCTGTCTCGCGGCGCATGCCCGCGATGAGGCGATGCGGCAGAGCCGTTACGAGGAGGCGGGCGAGAGGAGCAGTGCATGA
- a CDS encoding ABC transporter ATP-binding protein, with product MLELIEVTKVYKGGKRAVDGMTMRLEAGMLGLLGPNGAGKSSLMRIVATVTRPTSGKVVFDGVDVVVRPDPLRRVLGYLPQDFGVYPNLSAREFLSYLAAAKGMSARSARSRIDELLELVNLTEAGKRPLGKYSGGMLRRVGIAQALLSDPKVIIVDEPTAGLDPQERVRFRNLLSDLAADRVVMLSTHIVSDVESVASDIAVVAGGRLLRRGSPEELLREVDGCVWEVMVDSSALAEVQARYVISRMVRTSTGVRIRLLSETQPYAEAVMVSPDLEDAYLAITGVDQRPNVGEYGVVRR from the coding sequence ATGCTCGAACTGATCGAGGTCACCAAGGTCTACAAGGGCGGCAAGCGCGCCGTCGACGGCATGACGATGCGCCTGGAGGCCGGCATGCTCGGCCTGCTCGGCCCGAACGGCGCCGGCAAGTCGTCGCTCATGCGCATCGTCGCCACGGTCACCCGGCCGACCTCGGGGAAGGTCGTCTTCGACGGGGTCGACGTCGTCGTCCGGCCGGACCCGCTCCGCCGGGTGCTCGGATACCTGCCGCAGGACTTCGGCGTCTACCCCAACCTGAGCGCCCGGGAGTTCCTCTCCTACCTCGCGGCGGCGAAGGGGATGTCGGCCCGTTCCGCGCGGTCGCGGATCGATGAGCTGCTCGAACTGGTCAACCTCACCGAGGCGGGCAAACGCCCGCTCGGCAAGTACTCCGGCGGCATGCTCCGGCGGGTGGGCATCGCCCAGGCGCTGCTCAGCGACCCCAAGGTGATCATCGTGGACGAGCCCACCGCGGGGCTCGACCCGCAGGAGCGGGTGCGCTTCCGCAACCTGCTCAGCGACCTCGCGGCGGACCGGGTGGTGATGCTCTCCACCCACATCGTCTCCGACGTCGAGTCCGTCGCCTCGGACATCGCGGTGGTGGCGGGCGGCAGGCTGCTCCGCCGTGGCTCGCCCGAGGAGCTGCTGCGCGAGGTGGACGGCTGCGTCTGGGAGGTCATGGTCGACTCCTCCGCCCTCGCGGAGGTTCAGGCGCGGTATGTGATCAGCCGCATGGTGCGTACCTCCACCGGCGTGCGGATCCGGCTGCTCTCCGAGACGCAGCCGTACGCGGAGGCGGTGATGGTCTCCCCCGACCTGGAGGACGCCTACCTGGCGATCACCGGTGTAGACCAGCGGCCGAACGTGGGCGAGTACGGGGTGGTACGGCGATGA
- the csx19 gene encoding type III-D CRISPR-associated protein Csx19 has protein sequence MTSLYGTAAYGIALEKALAVIPGGCALLTTPSAYHVAKVNGTRCVRPTGPVDLSAVYEARVFTQDIELRWTEPGHAVVLAEREDALPRSFGERIDTLTAETTRDVPYLVWGKATPLTPGWIILHSNRIGSLTIPMADPPPRGSRIRLLAREYIVADEIHGNAYVAEERLIDFESYSPKGDER, from the coding sequence ATGACCTCCCTCTACGGCACCGCCGCCTACGGAATCGCGTTAGAGAAGGCACTGGCCGTCATCCCCGGCGGGTGCGCCCTGCTCACCACGCCTTCGGCGTATCACGTGGCCAAGGTCAACGGTACGCGCTGCGTCCGCCCGACCGGTCCTGTCGACCTGTCGGCCGTGTACGAGGCGCGGGTCTTCACCCAGGACATCGAACTGCGCTGGACGGAACCGGGCCACGCCGTGGTTCTGGCCGAACGCGAAGACGCGCTGCCCCGGTCGTTCGGCGAGCGGATCGACACGCTCACCGCGGAGACAACCAGAGACGTCCCTTACCTCGTCTGGGGGAAGGCCACCCCGCTGACCCCGGGATGGATCATTCTTCACTCCAACCGCATCGGCAGCTTGACGATCCCCATGGCAGATCCACCGCCGCGGGGAAGCCGGATACGGCTGCTGGCACGCGAGTACATCGTCGCGGACGAGATCCACGGCAACGCCTACGTCGCCGAAGAACGCCTGATCGACTTCGAGTCTTATTCGCCGAAGGGAGATGAGCGGTGA